The following proteins are encoded in a genomic region of Dokdonia donghaensis DSW-1:
- a CDS encoding MepB family protein, translating into MHPSLCTLIDVFFAPHHLELSKYTEDAESEAYEGCSFIVGQKTIIYRKAKQTPKKVGQFVTFWKREGIAPIAPFHIDDPFDYYIIYASNETEAGVFVFTKDRLRDKAIVNTAHKEGKRGFRVYSPWDAPTSKQAIATQKWQVPHFYKLDNTSDLNRLAHLF; encoded by the coding sequence ATGCATCCATCGCTCTGCACACTTATAGACGTGTTTTTTGCTCCACATCATCTGGAGCTGTCTAAGTATACAGAAGATGCAGAGAGCGAAGCATATGAGGGCTGTAGCTTTATAGTCGGTCAAAAAACCATCATCTACAGAAAAGCAAAACAGACGCCAAAAAAAGTAGGGCAGTTTGTGACTTTTTGGAAAAGAGAGGGCATAGCACCTATTGCACCTTTTCACATAGATGACCCCTTTGATTATTACATCATCTATGCAAGCAACGAGACCGAGGCGGGCGTATTTGTTTTTACAAAAGACCGCCTGCGAGATAAGGCGATAGTAAACACAGCTCACAAAGAAGGCAAGCGCGGTTTTCGAGTCTACTCTCCCTGGGACGCACCTACGAGCAAGCAAGCCATTGCCACACAGAAGTGGCAAGTGCCGCATTTTTACAAACTAGATAACACTAGTGATCTTAACAGACTAGCACACCTCTTCTAG
- a CDS encoding DUF922 domain-containing protein: protein MLRLVYILCSVALMATADAPERFAWSETRALQWSDFKGSPGTLDGWAASSSTGMSQGYASNGQGFLDKNSITVTAHFYPEYSWVRHKEKTKHLLAHEQTHFDITEVYARKLQARIAAYNFTENGLEEIKAIYQEVEQERIATQKLFDKESNHSIDHMKEVQWELRVARWLDGNFEE from the coding sequence TTGTTACGCCTAGTTTACATACTGTGTTCAGTTGCACTTATGGCTACTGCAGATGCTCCAGAGCGATTTGCGTGGAGCGAGACACGTGCGTTGCAGTGGTCAGATTTTAAAGGATCACCGGGTACGCTAGATGGCTGGGCAGCTAGTTCTAGTACGGGTATGAGTCAGGGGTATGCTTCAAACGGTCAAGGCTTTTTAGATAAAAATAGCATTACCGTAACCGCACATTTTTATCCAGAATACTCGTGGGTGCGACATAAAGAAAAAACAAAACACCTGCTCGCACACGAGCAAACACATTTTGATATTACAGAGGTCTATGCTCGTAAACTCCAGGCACGCATTGCTGCCTATAACTTTACAGAAAACGGCCTAGAAGAAATTAAAGCCATTTACCAAGAAGTAGAACAAGAGCGCATTGCTACCCAAAAGTTATTTGATAAAGAGTCTAACCACTCTATAGATCATATGAAAGAAGTACAATGGGAGCTTAGAGTAGCCAGATGGCTCGACGGTAATTTTGAAGAGTAG
- a CDS encoding DUF2911 domain-containing protein → MKNVLMTAMVALAFVAAPSLNAQDFKVDKSPMDQAAFPTSYKEANKDIKVTYSRPQLKGRELSKLAPEGKVWRLGANEAVEVTLYKDMKLGTTPVKAGTYTMYAMPNGKEWTVILSSDLNVWGSYFYKPENDVARITVPVTMEDESIEYFGMEFTPEDKGAHLHMAWGNARVEVPFYN, encoded by the coding sequence ATGAAAAATGTACTTATGACTGCGATGGTTGCTCTTGCCTTTGTTGCAGCACCATCACTTAATGCTCAAGATTTTAAAGTAGACAAGAGTCCTATGGACCAAGCGGCTTTCCCTACAAGTTATAAGGAAGCAAATAAAGATATTAAAGTAACGTATAGTAGACCACAACTTAAAGGACGTGAGCTTTCTAAACTTGCTCCAGAAGGAAAAGTATGGAGACTAGGAGCAAATGAAGCTGTAGAGGTGACTTTATATAAGGATATGAAACTAGGTACTACACCAGTAAAAGCAGGAACATACACAATGTATGCAATGCCTAATGGTAAGGAATGGACGGTAATCTTAAGCTCAGACCTTAATGTATGGGGATCTTACTTTTACAAACCAGAAAATGACGTAGCACGTATCACTGTACCAGTTACTATGGAAGATGAGTCTATAGAGTATTTTGGTATGGAGTTTACTCCAGAAGATAAAGGTGCACACTTACATATGGCGTGGGGTAATGCGCGCGTAGAAGTGCCGTTTTACAACTAA
- a CDS encoding carboxymuconolactone decarboxylase family protein: protein MTTLKIHDIDSAPQESKPLLEGSLKSFGMIPGLHGVLAESPQLLEAYQTLHKLFGESSFDNDELTVVWQTINVEHECHYCVPAHTGIAHMMKVDAAITDALRNKTTLPSEKLEALRDFTLTVTRNRGNVTQEDLDAFYAAGYGERQVLDIILGLSQKVISNYTNHIANTPVDEPFQKFAWKPETV, encoded by the coding sequence ATGACTACGTTAAAAATTCACGACATTGACTCTGCACCACAAGAAAGTAAGCCTTTACTAGAGGGATCTCTTAAATCTTTTGGGATGATACCAGGCCTACACGGCGTACTGGCTGAGTCACCTCAACTACTAGAAGCTTACCAGACACTTCACAAATTATTTGGTGAGTCTTCTTTTGATAATGATGAGCTTACCGTGGTGTGGCAAACTATAAACGTAGAGCACGAGTGTCACTACTGTGTACCAGCACACACAGGGATTGCACATATGATGAAGGTAGATGCTGCCATCACAGATGCCCTACGCAACAAGACAACCTTACCGTCTGAGAAGCTTGAGGCACTACGTGACTTCACACTTACTGTAACTCGCAACCGTGGTAATGTAACGCAAGAAGATCTTGACGCATTTTATGCCGCAGGATATGGTGAGAGACAAGTGTTAGATATCATTTTAGGTCTTTCTCAAAAAGTGATAAGTAACTACACAAACCACATTGCAAACACACCGGTAGATGAGCCTTTCCAAAAATTTGCTTGGAAACCAGAGACCGTATAA
- a CDS encoding acetyl-CoA carboxylase carboxyltransferase subunit alpha → MEYLDFELPIKELEEQLEKCALIGQESDVDVTQTCKQIEKKLAATKKDIYKNLTAWQRVQLSRHPNRPYTLDYINAICGDTFLELHGDRNVKDDKAMIGGLGKIDDQSFMFIGQQKGYNTKTRQYRNFGMANPEGYRKALRLMKSAEKFGVPVVSIIDTPGAYPGLEAEERGQGEAIARNILEMTRLKVPIIVVIIGEGASGGALGIGVGDKVLMLENTWYSVISPESCSSILWRSWEFKEQAAEALKLTAKDMKKQKIIDEIVKEPLGGAHANRPETFLTVKDSILKAFDEFKNLSPTELVDQRMEKYSQMGVFKG, encoded by the coding sequence ATGGAATATTTAGATTTCGAATTACCCATTAAAGAGCTTGAAGAACAACTGGAGAAATGTGCCTTAATAGGGCAGGAAAGTGATGTTGATGTAACCCAGACTTGCAAGCAAATAGAGAAAAAACTAGCTGCTACCAAAAAAGATATTTATAAAAATCTTACAGCCTGGCAACGTGTCCAGCTGTCTAGACACCCTAACCGTCCTTATACATTAGATTACATAAACGCCATCTGTGGAGACACTTTCTTAGAGCTACACGGAGATCGTAATGTAAAAGATGACAAGGCGATGATAGGGGGCCTAGGTAAAATAGACGACCAGTCGTTTATGTTTATAGGGCAGCAAAAAGGTTACAACACAAAAACACGCCAGTACCGTAACTTTGGTATGGCAAACCCAGAAGGATACCGCAAGGCACTACGCCTTATGAAAAGCGCCGAAAAATTTGGAGTACCTGTAGTATCTATTATAGACACACCAGGAGCATACCCAGGCCTTGAAGCCGAAGAGCGTGGTCAAGGAGAAGCAATTGCTCGTAACATCTTAGAGATGACACGCCTTAAAGTGCCTATCATCGTTGTGATTATAGGTGAAGGAGCAAGTGGTGGAGCCTTAGGTATAGGTGTAGGAGATAAAGTATTAATGCTAGAAAACACGTGGTACTCTGTAATATCTCCAGAGTCTTGTTCTTCTATATTATGGAGAAGCTGGGAGTTTAAAGAGCAAGCTGCAGAGGCGCTTAAGCTTACTGCCAAAGATATGAAAAAGCAAAAAATCATAGACGAGATCGTAAAAGAACCACTAGGTGGTGCTCACGCAAATCGTCCTGAGACTTTCCTTACAGTAAAAGATTCAATTCTGAAAGCGTTTGATGAATTTAAGAACTTATCACCAACAGAATTAGTAGATCAGCGTATGGAAAAGTATTCTCAAATGGGAGTCTTCAAGGGCTAA
- a CDS encoding immunity 53 family protein, which translates to MNDTILDWIQQWFLNNCDGTWELGEAIQINTTDNPGWEVEIDVSNTSLATLAIPQILNEKNKNDWYSVKIEDKTFSASGDAQKLQFLLGLFKETIEKIEGIEP; encoded by the coding sequence ATGAATGATACCATACTAGACTGGATACAGCAGTGGTTTTTAAACAACTGTGACGGCACCTGGGAGCTAGGCGAAGCCATACAAATAAACACCACAGATAACCCCGGCTGGGAAGTAGAGATAGATGTGTCTAACACCTCACTGGCTACACTGGCTATCCCACAAATACTTAACGAGAAAAATAAAAACGACTGGTACAGTGTCAAGATTGAAGATAAAACCTTCAGCGCCTCTGGAGATGCACAAAAACTACAGTTTTTGCTCGGGCTCTTTAAAGAAACTATTGAGAAGATAGAAGGCATCGAGCCGTAA
- a CDS encoding NUDIX hydrolase, with the protein MQHLKTHYHPEITSLEGKSITQRLTTRSIAMQGDHILLMYTARYEDYSLPGGGLDEGEDHITGMLRELREETGALGITNITPYGIYEEYRPWYKPTHDIQHIISYCYTCEVHKELGTASLERYETSNGMKAVWIPIQEAIAHNEHTIATSSKKGMSIERETFLLKHIAKTL; encoded by the coding sequence ATGCAACACTTAAAGACACATTATCACCCAGAAATCACAAGCCTAGAGGGCAAGTCTATTACACAACGGCTTACCACAAGGAGCATCGCGATGCAAGGTGATCACATACTGCTTATGTATACCGCTCGTTATGAAGATTACAGTCTCCCCGGCGGTGGTCTTGATGAGGGAGAAGACCACATCACAGGGATGCTACGCGAGCTGCGAGAGGAGACGGGAGCGCTGGGTATTACAAACATAACTCCCTACGGCATCTACGAGGAGTATAGACCGTGGTATAAACCCACGCACGATATACAGCATATCATCTCTTACTGCTACACCTGTGAGGTGCACAAAGAGCTAGGCACTGCGAGCCTAGAGCGTTATGAGACGAGCAACGGGATGAAAGCCGTGTGGATCCCCATACAAGAGGCCATTGCTCATAATGAGCATACCATAGCCACAAGTTCAAAAAAAGGGATGAGTATAGAGCGCGAGACGTTTTTACTCAAACACATTGCAAAGACCTTATAA
- a CDS encoding asparagine synthetase B: MKKLLILIFLVLNFAFAKASYILIPMDVETQKEHLKAYGITYWSLNKSQKVKWLLNYRGGSFLLPDTEEVRRECTIRGVSYEVLSDSQTEKILTEIASPSQNMEAVVLEKAPKIAVYTPDSKVPWDDAVTMVLTYAEIPYTTIYDKEVLSDQLILYDWLHLHHEDFTGQFGKFYGAYRAAPWYIEEKKAAEALAAELGYSKVSEEKRDVALKIRDYVVGGGFMFAMCSATDSFDIALAAEGVDICEPMFDGDPSDPSYSSKIDFKKTFAFKNFTLERSPTMYEFSSIDMTRKRKIPFSTDYFTLKDYSAKWDPIPTMLCQNHTALVKGFMGQTTSYDAEVIKSNVLVMGENLTNGEARYIHGIKGKGFFTFYGGHDPEDYRHRVGDPKTELELHPNSPGYRLILNNVLFPAARKKKQKT, from the coding sequence ATGAAAAAACTACTTATATTAATCTTTTTGGTGTTGAATTTCGCTTTCGCGAAAGCGTCGTACATCCTCATACCTATGGATGTAGAGACACAAAAGGAACACCTCAAGGCCTATGGGATTACCTACTGGTCACTTAATAAAAGCCAGAAGGTAAAATGGTTGCTCAACTACCGTGGCGGGTCATTTTTATTACCAGACACAGAAGAGGTGCGCCGGGAGTGCACCATACGTGGTGTCTCTTATGAGGTACTCTCAGATAGTCAGACCGAAAAAATTCTTACAGAGATTGCCAGCCCATCGCAAAATATGGAAGCTGTCGTATTAGAAAAGGCACCAAAAATTGCTGTTTATACGCCAGATAGTAAAGTGCCTTGGGATGATGCCGTAACGATGGTGCTTACCTATGCAGAGATTCCCTATACGACCATATATGACAAGGAGGTACTAAGCGACCAACTTATATTATATGACTGGTTACACTTGCATCACGAGGATTTTACAGGTCAGTTTGGAAAATTTTATGGAGCCTACAGAGCCGCACCGTGGTACATAGAAGAAAAGAAAGCCGCCGAAGCACTTGCTGCCGAGCTAGGTTACAGCAAAGTGTCTGAAGAGAAGCGCGATGTTGCTTTAAAAATACGTGACTACGTAGTGGGCGGTGGTTTTATGTTTGCAATGTGTAGCGCGACAGATAGTTTTGACATCGCACTTGCTGCAGAGGGCGTTGATATTTGTGAACCTATGTTTGACGGAGATCCTAGTGACCCTAGTTATAGCTCAAAGATTGATTTTAAAAAGACCTTTGCTTTTAAGAATTTCACGCTAGAGCGATCGCCTACTATGTATGAGTTCTCATCTATAGATATGACGCGTAAACGTAAGATTCCTTTTAGTACAGATTATTTTACGCTCAAAGATTATAGCGCAAAGTGGGATCCTATCCCTACAATGTTATGCCAGAACCATACGGCACTAGTAAAAGGATTTATGGGGCAAACTACGAGTTATGACGCAGAGGTTATAAAATCTAATGTGCTCGTGATGGGCGAAAATCTTACTAATGGTGAGGCGCGTTACATACACGGTATAAAAGGTAAGGGCTTCTTTACATTTTATGGAGGACACGACCCAGAAGACTACCGTCACCGCGTGGGAGACCCAAAAACAGAGCTTGAGCTTCACCCTAACTCACCTGGGTATCGTCTTATACTTAATAATGTACTGTTTCCTGCGGCTCGTAAGAAAAAACAAAAAACCTGA
- a CDS encoding TetR/AcrR family transcriptional regulator: MARKKAYREDLVIEKAMNLFWRNGYEGTSMQMLEKEMGINKFSIYSSFGSKNGVFLESIACYKKKLYTLVNELKTTQKGVAGIKEYFYNFITFTRETEYGKGCLVTNTANEIGTDGDQAIKEALSNFTGEIKSIFASIIAQDESKNPQEVASQADYLLIAMFGLSSATRVFTEEQLGHYIENIFKNS, translated from the coding sequence ATGGCAAGAAAAAAAGCATATAGAGAAGACCTGGTGATCGAGAAAGCGATGAACCTTTTTTGGCGTAACGGCTATGAGGGCACCTCTATGCAAATGCTTGAAAAAGAAATGGGGATTAATAAATTTTCTATTTACTCAAGTTTTGGCAGTAAGAACGGTGTTTTTTTAGAGAGCATTGCTTGTTATAAAAAGAAGCTGTACACGCTTGTAAATGAGCTCAAGACAACACAAAAAGGTGTAGCTGGTATAAAAGAATACTTTTACAACTTTATAACTTTTACCAGAGAGACCGAGTATGGCAAAGGTTGCCTAGTGACAAATACGGCAAACGAGATAGGTACAGATGGAGACCAAGCCATAAAGGAAGCACTGTCTAACTTTACGGGGGAGATAAAAAGCATATTTGCCAGTATTATTGCACAAGATGAGAGCAAAAACCCGCAAGAGGTAGCCTCACAGGCAGATTACTTGCTCATTGCAATGTTTGGCCTCTCCTCTGCTACGAGAGTGTTTACAGAAGAGCAGCTGGGCCATTACATAGAAAATATTTTCAAAAATTCGTAA
- the dnaB gene encoding replicative DNA helicase: MEQTKPKPAYNTSKGQVISLEKGKIPPQALDLEVVVLGALMIDKKGVDEVIDILSPEVFYKEQHKHIFEAIRVLFEEGQPVDLLTVSEQLKKMAKLEAAGGDYYLIQLTQKVASSAHIEYHARIILQKFIQRSLIKISNEIIEEAYDETTDVFDLLDTAETKLYEVTQGNVKRSSESAQSLVIQAKKKIEEIANQEGLSGIPTGFHKVDELTSGWQPSDLIIVAARPGMGKTAMTLTMARNMAVDQNVPVAFFSLEMSSVQLITRLISSETGLSSEKLRTGKLEKHEWEQLNVKVKSLEKAPLFIDDTPSLSIFDLRAKARRLASQFGIKIIMIDYLQLMTGGSANKGGGNREQEISMISRNLKALAKELSVPVIALSQLSRAVETRGGSKRPLLSDLRESGAIEQDADIVSFIYRPEYYKIEEWDDEERSPTEGQGEFIVAKHRNGGLDNIRLKFIGHLGKFDNLDDFTTPYEFASSMNAAANDDTFNPNALPSADDAFGGPAPGLPSEEEDDGVPF, translated from the coding sequence ATGGAACAAACCAAGCCAAAACCAGCATATAATACTTCTAAGGGTCAGGTAATTAGCCTTGAGAAAGGTAAAATACCTCCACAAGCGCTTGATCTTGAGGTGGTTGTGCTGGGTGCGCTTATGATTGATAAGAAGGGTGTAGATGAGGTAATAGACATCTTATCACCAGAGGTTTTTTATAAAGAACAGCATAAACACATCTTTGAGGCGATACGCGTACTCTTTGAAGAAGGGCAGCCAGTTGACTTATTAACCGTTTCTGAGCAGCTCAAGAAAATGGCAAAGTTAGAAGCGGCTGGAGGTGATTATTACCTTATACAACTTACCCAAAAAGTAGCCTCTTCTGCACACATTGAGTACCACGCGCGTATCATCTTACAGAAGTTTATACAGCGATCACTTATTAAAATCTCAAACGAGATTATAGAAGAAGCATATGATGAGACCACAGATGTTTTTGACCTACTAGACACTGCCGAGACTAAGCTATACGAAGTAACACAGGGTAATGTAAAGCGTAGTTCAGAAAGTGCGCAGAGTCTCGTAATACAAGCTAAAAAGAAGATTGAAGAAATTGCAAACCAAGAGGGGCTCTCTGGTATACCTACTGGTTTTCATAAGGTAGATGAGCTTACCTCAGGATGGCAACCATCAGATTTAATTATTGTGGCGGCTCGTCCAGGTATGGGTAAAACGGCTATGACTCTTACGATGGCTCGTAATATGGCGGTAGACCAGAATGTGCCTGTAGCCTTCTTCTCTCTGGAGATGTCTTCTGTACAGCTCATCACACGTTTGATCTCGTCTGAGACGGGGTTGTCTTCTGAGAAGTTACGTACTGGTAAACTAGAAAAGCACGAGTGGGAACAGCTTAACGTAAAGGTAAAGAGCCTTGAGAAAGCACCACTATTTATAGATGATACACCGTCGCTTTCTATTTTTGACTTACGAGCAAAGGCGCGACGTCTAGCATCACAATTTGGTATTAAAATCATAATGATAGATTACCTCCAGCTTATGACGGGAGGATCTGCAAATAAAGGCGGTGGTAACCGTGAGCAAGAGATCTCGATGATTTCTCGTAACCTCAAGGCACTTGCAAAGGAGCTTAGTGTCCCTGTAATCGCACTATCGCAGCTATCGCGTGCGGTAGAGACGCGTGGAGGTAGTAAACGACCATTACTGTCTGACCTGCGTGAATCTGGAGCGATCGAGCAGGATGCAGATATTGTATCGTTTATTTACCGTCCAGAATATTATAAGATAGAGGAGTGGGATGATGAAGAACGCAGCCCGACTGAAGGTCAAGGAGAGTTTATCGTGGCTAAACACCGTAACGGGGGTCTAGATAACATACGCCTTAAGTTTATAGGTCACCTAGGTAAATTTGATAACCTAGACGACTTTACAACACCATATGAGTTTGCAAGTAGTATGAATGCCGCTGCAAATGATGATACCTTTAACCCTAATGCACTACCTAGTGCAGATGACGCCTTTGGCGGTCCAGCACCTGGACTACCTAGTGAAGAAGAAGATGATGGGGTTCCTTTTTAG
- the asnB gene encoding asparagine synthase B has protein sequence MCGIVCAFDLKEKAEDLRPQLLEMSKKIRHRGPDWNGVFNNENAIMTHERLSIVDPASGKQPLFSKDKSLVLAANGEIYNHKELREQLTSDYEFQTASDCEIILALYKEHGHDFCDMLNGIFGFALYDVEKDEYFVARDHMGIIPLYMGWDQHGTFYVASELKALEGVCSKIELFPPGHYYSSTTGELTRWYTRDWMEYDNVKDNESSIEELHDALAASVKRQLMSDVPYGVLLSGGLDSSITSAVAKLYSEKRIESGDKTGAWWPQLHSFSIGLKGSPDLAAAQVVADHIGTVHHPIEFTIQEGLDAIKDVIYHLETYDITTIRASTPMYLMARVIKSMGVKMVLSGEGADEIFGGYLYFHKAPTAKDFHEETVRKLDKLHMYDCLRANKSLAAWGIEGRVPFLDKEFMDVAMRLNPVDKMITKERRSMEKWILRKAFEKYLPESVAWRQKEQFSDGVGYSWIDTLKDVVDQAVSATQMENAHHRFPIHTPQNKEEFYYRSIFEEHFPSDAAALCVPSVPSVACSTPIALEWDEAFKNMNDPSGRAVAFVHDDAY, from the coding sequence ATGTGTGGAATTGTATGCGCCTTTGATCTAAAGGAGAAAGCCGAAGATTTACGCCCCCAATTATTAGAAATGTCTAAAAAAATCCGTCACAGAGGACCGGATTGGAACGGAGTTTTTAATAATGAGAATGCGATAATGACCCACGAGCGTCTCTCTATAGTAGATCCCGCTTCTGGAAAACAGCCTTTGTTTTCAAAAGATAAAAGCCTTGTGCTTGCGGCAAATGGGGAGATATACAATCACAAAGAGCTGCGTGAGCAACTCACTAGCGATTATGAGTTTCAAACAGCATCAGACTGTGAGATTATACTCGCACTTTATAAAGAGCACGGTCACGACTTTTGTGATATGCTCAACGGTATATTTGGGTTTGCACTCTATGATGTAGAAAAAGACGAGTACTTTGTAGCTCGTGATCATATGGGTATCATTCCATTATATATGGGATGGGATCAACACGGTACTTTTTATGTAGCCTCAGAGCTTAAGGCACTAGAAGGTGTGTGTTCAAAAATAGAATTATTTCCTCCAGGACACTATTACTCTAGCACAACCGGAGAGCTTACTCGCTGGTACACCCGTGACTGGATGGAGTATGATAATGTAAAAGATAACGAGTCTAGTATAGAAGAGTTACACGACGCCCTTGCGGCCTCTGTAAAACGCCAGCTTATGAGTGATGTACCTTATGGGGTATTACTCTCTGGAGGGCTTGACTCCTCTATTACTAGTGCTGTGGCAAAGCTATACTCTGAGAAGCGCATAGAGTCTGGAGATAAAACCGGAGCGTGGTGGCCACAGTTACACTCTTTTAGTATAGGGCTCAAGGGGTCCCCCGACCTTGCAGCTGCTCAAGTAGTGGCAGACCATATAGGCACTGTACATCACCCTATAGAGTTTACCATACAAGAAGGACTAGATGCTATAAAAGATGTGATCTATCACCTAGAGACCTATGATATTACTACCATAAGAGCCAGCACGCCTATGTACCTTATGGCTAGAGTCATCAAGTCTATGGGAGTAAAAATGGTACTCTCTGGCGAGGGAGCAGATGAGATTTTTGGCGGGTACTTATACTTCCACAAAGCACCTACGGCAAAAGATTTTCACGAGGAGACCGTACGTAAACTTGACAAGCTGCATATGTATGACTGCCTGCGTGCAAACAAGTCACTTGCTGCTTGGGGTATAGAAGGACGTGTACCCTTTTTAGACAAAGAATTTATGGATGTGGCGATGCGCCTCAACCCTGTAGATAAGATGATTACCAAAGAACGCCGCAGTATGGAAAAATGGATCTTACGTAAGGCGTTTGAAAAATACTTACCAGAAAGCGTAGCCTGGAGACAGAAAGAACAATTTTCTGACGGTGTAGGCTACTCTTGGATAGACACACTTAAGGATGTGGTAGATCAAGCAGTAAGTGCTACCCAGATGGAAAACGCACACCACCGCTTCCCGATACACACCCCGCAAAATAAAGAAGAGTTTTACTACCGCAGTATTTTTGAAGAGCACTTCCCGAGTGATGCTGCAGCGCTTTGTGTACCTTCTGTGCCTAGTGTGGCGTGTAGCACCCCTATCGCACTAGAGTGGGATGAAGCCTTTAAAAATATGAACGACCCATCGGGTAGGGCAGTAGCCTTTGTGCACGATGATGCCTATTAA